A genomic region of Haliotis asinina isolate JCU_RB_2024 chromosome 1, JCU_Hal_asi_v2, whole genome shotgun sequence contains the following coding sequences:
- the LOC137285743 gene encoding lysosomal proton-coupled steroid conjugate and bile acid symporter SLC46A3-like has product MITYGWCTFATFMAEAIFFLYKTGESMLDATIRPYIVQAVCKDMFHMNTTVCTEISLFHQHEDKIQSKAASYLMYYRILVNVPAIVLGLFCGAWSDEYGRKIPMMIPSLGSVFAVILYLISVQYPDYSIVLILTGASVQGIFGKSSVITMAVNSYAADITDKDQRTRKLGKLLAMNFFGLFAGSLLSGTLQDTTTIQVTLCVVSFFHAASVLTTVFCMEESVKVTVDPHQSCTLFNISGIKDSLMVLFKKRKDNTRCIVVILFIATIINQTCKVGEMDVTVLFVQRSPLYWPESWYGYLLSLDYAVMGVCLLLFLPVLSSIMKIPDVFIVMIGIGCKLVRSVWAGFCSETWMVYTSVVIGALAGMITSALRSLMSKHVSEDELGKTFSLVASGETASKLIGTILFTNIYAASVFFFPGFAYLVEAMIYFILFLMLIWLHKEIQLSGSYNLLLAFADKREKSTDKSYNSINEVKPEVDEIESEPQHPQPLPACTP; this is encoded by the coding sequence ATGATCACATATGGGTGGTGTACTTTCGCCACCTTCATGGCGGAAGCAATCTTCTTCTTGTACAAGACGGGCGAGTCCATGTTGGATGCCACTATCCGGCCGTATATCGTGCAGGCTGTGTGTAAGGACATGTTCCACATGAACACCACGGTATGCACCGAGATCAGTCTGTTCCACCAACATGAGGACAAGATCCAGAGTAAAGCTGCCTCTTACTTAATGTACTACCGGATCCTGGTCAATGTCCCCGCCATTGTCCTGGGGCTGTTCTGTGGAGCATGGAGTGACGAGTACGGCCGCAAAATTCCAATGATGATTCCAAGTCTTGGAAGTGTGTTCGCCGTTATTTTGTACCTCATTAGTGTCCAATACCCTGACTACTCCATCGTCCTCATCCTCACCGGGGCCTCGGTTCAAGGCATCTTTGGCAAAAGCTCTGTCATTACGATGGCtgtcaacagctatgctgctgATATTACAGACAAAGATCAACGAACGAGGAAACTAGGTAAACTCCTGGCCATGAACTTCTTCGGCTTGTTTGCTGGATCCCTGTTGTCGGGGACTCTTCAGGATACCACAACCATCCAGGTGACTCTCTGCGTCGTGTCCTTCTTCCATGCTGCGTCTGTCCTCACCACCGTCTTCTGTATGGAGGAGTCGGTGAAGGTCACGGTGGACCCACATCAGTCCTGCACACTATTCAACATCTCAGGCATCAAGGATTCACTGATGGTCCTTTTCAAAAAACGTAAAGACAACACTCGCTGCATCGTCGTCATCCTGTTCATCGCCACCATCATCAACCAGACGTGTAAGGTGGGTGAGATGGACGTGACTGTTCTGTTTGTCCAGAGGAGTCCTCTGTACTGGCCGGAGTCCTGGTATGGATACCTCCTGTCCCTGGATTACGCTGTGATGGGAGTCTGCCTCCTCCTCTTTCTGCCAGTTTTGTCCAGCATCATGAAGATCCCGGATGTGTTTATTGTGATGATAGGTATAGGCTGCAAGCTGGTCCGGTCAGTGTGGGCAGGCTTCTGCTCGGAGACGTGGATGGTGTATACTTCAGTTGTAATAGGGGCACTGGCTGGCATGATTACGTCAGCCCTTAGGTCCCTCATGAGCAAGCATGTGAGTGAAGACGAACTTGGAAAAACTTTCTCGCTTGTCGCGAGCGGAGAGACTGCTTCCAAGTTGATAGGAACTATTCTGTTTACCAACATCTACGCCGCTTCTGTATTCTTCTTCCCAGGGTTTGCGTATTTAGTTGAAGCTATGATATATTTCATCTTGTTCCTAATGTTAATTTGGCTTCATAAGGAAATACAGCTGTCTGGGTCATATAACCTACTTCTAGCATTTGCAGACAAGAGAGAGAAATCCACAGACAAATCATATAATTCAATTAATGAGGTAAAACCGGAAGTGGATGAAATTGAGAGCGAACCGCAACATCCACAACCGTTACCGGCGTGTACACCGTAG